In Sphingomonas oryzagri, the genomic stretch GTCGAGCCGGCCGGCGGGTGTCCAGCCCACCTCCGCAATGGCGGACGCGCGCGGGTAGGTGAGCTTTGCGGCCCATGCCTCGGTACGGGCGCGCTCGGTCCATAGCTGGCCCTGCAGGCCCAGCACATGCGCCTGCTGCGCCGGGGTGAGGCCCGCCGGCACGGGATCGTGGCGATAGATCGCCTCGGTGCGGATCACGTCCGTCCAGCTCGGCGGTTCGTCGGGCGCGGTACTCTGGCGATTGTCGAGATAGTAAAGCGGCGCCTGCGCGATGATGACGTCATGCTCGCTGCGCGCCGCCTTCGCCGCGCCTTCGCCGCCATGCCACGACATCACCACCGCCTGGGTATCCAGCCCGTCGCCGGACGCGCCTTCCTGAATCTCGTCCCAACCGACGATGCGGCGGCCATGGGCCTCGACGAATTTGCCGAGCCGGCCAATGAACCAGCGTTCGAGCGCGGATTCGTCGGTGAGGCCGAGCGCGCGCATCTTGGCCTGTACGGCGGGCGAGGCTTTCCATTGGGTCTGATCGACCTCGTCACCGCCGAGATCGATGTAGGGACTGGGGAACAGGTCCATCACTTCGGAAAGGATGTTCTGCACGGTCTCGAACGTATAGTCGTCGGTGTTGAGCACCTCTGGTAGCAGGCCCCAGTCTGCGGTCACCGGCTCGGCCTTGAACCCCGCGACGCCGAGTTCCGGATAGGCCGCGATGAGCGCGGTCGAATGGCCGGGCAGATCGATCTCCGGCATCACGTTGACGTGGCGACGCGCGGCATAGGCGACCACCGCGCGGATCTGATCCTGCGTGTAATAGCCGCCGTAGCGCCCCGGCGGATCGGGAAACACCGCCTGCCGCCACGCGCCGACCGATGTCAGCTTCGGATAGCGCTTGATCTCGATCCGCCAGCCCTGATCGTCGGCCAGGTGCCAGTGGAAATTGTTGAGCTTGTGGAGCGCCATCCAGTCGATGAAGTGCTCAATGAACGCCACGGATTGCATGTGACGGGCGGAATCGAGCATCAGCCCGCGCCACAGGAAGCGCGGCTGGTCGGCGATGTGGAGCGGGGCAAGGCGGCGCCCGGCCGCGCCGGGACGTTCGGTGAGCAACTGCCACAGCGTCACGCCGCCATAGAACAGGCCGGCGCCGCCGTTCGCCTGGATGGAGACGCCCTGCGCATCGACGTCGAGCATGTAGGCCTCGTCGCCACCGGCCATCGCCGCAGCGGAGGCGAAGCGGATGTCGCCGCGCCGGGCCGGGCCGGTCGCCAGCGTCAGCCGCAGCTTCAGCGTATCCGCCAGCTCGTCGCGCAGCCAGCTCGCCGCCTCGCGCGCCGCGCTGTCGCCGGCCGGGATCACGATGCGCGTGGCCGGGCCGATCGTCAGCGCCGCGCCGGTCCGCATCGCAATGGTCGCGGGGCGGGGGAGCAGGGCTGGCTCGGGCGCAGTCTGCGCCTGCGCCGCGAGCGGTGCGGCAAACAGGGCGGCGGCAGCGGCGGCGCGGGCACGCAAGCTCATATCACCGGCACTCCGTGGATATTTTCCTCGCGCCCGTCCCAGAAATTGGACGTGGCGTAATTGTGGTAGATGTCGGGCGGGATGCTGAGTGGCTTCTCGGCCGGGGTCACGCCCTTGCGGACGCGGTGCAGACCGGGCAGGCCGATGCGCAGATCATATTCGGTCTCGTCCGCCTCGACGGTGGCGGGATCGTGCGCGAAGCGCGGCTCGCCGATCAGGTCGTAGAGCCGGGCGAGCGTCGCCTCGGGCGCCTTGGTCAGGCTTTCGTAGCGGACCACGATCAGCCGTTTCGCGAATTCGGTGAACCACAGGGAACGCAGCGCCGAATGGGGGCCGCCGATCACGCCGTCGCGGGCGTTCATCATGATCTGGACGCGGCCGTAGATCGAAGGCTCGTTCTTGTAGTTGAACAGCGAGTTATACTGAAGCGGATTGGCCCGCAGGATCCGCTCGAAACTGTCGATGATGCGGAACACGTCACGCACGCAGCAGATGATCCGCGCCTGCGGAAAGAGCTGGGCCAGCATCGGCGCGTTGGCGGTCCACATCCGGTTGGTGTCGAAGATCAGATCGGCCGGACTGTCCTCGTAATAATTCTCGAACAGGCCACGCAGCACGCGGGCGCGCTTCCCATCATCGAAGAAGGACGAATATTTGCGCTCCGCCCCCATCGCATCGACCATGCGATCGACCATCGCGTAGAGCGGGCTGGTGACGCTCGCGTGGCAGCGGGGATTCTGGCGCAGCAGCGCGGAAAGCAGCGTGGAGCCGGAACGGGGCAGGCCGGCGATGAAGTGGAAGGTCTGCGGCATCGGGCTCCTCGGCGACGGGTTCGGCCAGTGACCGGACGCAGCTGCGCCCGGCCACCTCGTGCCTTAGAACTTGTAGCGGAGATTGGCACCGAAATAGCGGGCATAGTCTCGCGGCAGATAGGCCATCTGCCCGTATGTGAAGCCCATCACCGCCGGTTCGTAGGAACGCTCGTAATAGAGGTGGTTGGTGATGTTCTTGACGTACAACGTCGCGCTCCAGCGGCTGTCCTTGGGCGCGAGCGTGTAATAGAGATCGAAGATCGTGTAGGCCGCGACCTCCTGCAGCGGATCCTCGGTAAGCACGCTTTGCTGCTGCCCGCGATGCCGCATCTCGAAACGCAGCTCGGATGTCAGATCCGGGCTGGGGAAGTCCGTCGTATAGTCGATATAGGCGTTGTAGGCGTTCTTCGGCGCATTGGGCAGCCGCGCGCCCTTATAGTTGATCGGGTTGTTGACGCCCCGGATGACGTTGGGGATCAGCACGTCGTCGACCAGCGTGGCCTTGCCGAGATAGGTGTAGCCGCCACCGGCGCGCAGGCCCTTCGCCAATGTGGCGTTGATGCCGAATTCCAGGCCGCGCGTCACCGCGGTGCCGGCATCCACCACTGCCAGCTGGAAGCGCGGATCGCGGATGATCGTGCGCGCCTGGAAATCGTGATCGCGCAGATCGAAGGCGGAGAACTGGAAGTTCAGGCGATCGTGGAACAGGTTGGCGCGCAGGCCGGCTTCCCACTGGTGCGGCTTTTCGGGTTTCAGCGGATCGACTGCGCGGGCGGCGGACGCGAGGCCGTAATTGTCCCACGACACGCCCTTGAAGCCCGTGCTTTCCGTTCCGTAGATCATCACCGGACCAAAATTGTACTTGAAGCCGACACGGTGCGTGATCGCGTTGCGATGGCTGCTGGCACTCACCTCGCCGAACGGATCGTCGGGGTTGAAGAAATAGCTCGCGGTGGTGTCGTCGGGCAGGTGCTGCAGCGTCATGTGCTGCTGCTCCCACAGCGCACGCGCGCCGGCGAACACGGTCAGGCCGCCGATCGGATTATACTGGACGTCGCCGAAGAAGGCTTCGTTGTAGGTCTTGATCCGCGTCTGGAAGTCGTTGACCGTGTAGCGGCCGGTATAGCCACCGGTGCACTGGAAATTGTCGACCGGGCCGGTCGGATTGGGATCGGGATAGCCCGCGCCGTTATAGTAGCCGTAGACGGCGTCGTTGCAGGTGCGGTTGGTCTCGCGGTGATAATTGTCGTTGAAGTAATAGAAGGCGCCGGCGACGTAGCTGAGCCGCCCGGACGTATCTGATTCCAGCCGCAATTCCTGCTGCACGGTCCGCTCGCGCGACGGCCCGGCATAGTTCAGCGTGTTGAGCCCGGCCGGCGAATTGGTCAGCTGCGGCGCGGAGACACCCCATTCGTTGTCGTTGCTGTAGAGGTTATAGTAGCGATAGGTGCCGAGATAATGGATGGTCGCCCAATCCAGCTTCTTCTCGGCCGTCAGCGAGAAGGCGTAGCTGTTGGTCTTGCCCCAGGTGCGATCGTCGTAAAGGTAGCTCTTCGTGCCGTTGATGATCGGCGTCGAGACACCCGACGAGCTGACCAGGTTGATCCCCGAATTGGACAGCAGGTTGAAGAACTGCTGCGCCATCAGGTTGGGATCGCCGGATAATGTCGCCGATGCCTTGTGGACATCGTCCGCGCTCAGTTCCTTGAAGGCATAGGGGATGATGCCCGTCTTCTTGTAGCTGTATTCGCCCTTCAGCTTGATCGACAGCGTCGGGTCCGGTTTCCAGAGATACTGGACGCGGATGCCGGCGCCCTTCTCGGCACCGCCATTGGGCTCGCCGTCGTGGACGTTCTTTTCCCAGCCGCCCTGATAGGCGCCATACGCATTGACGTAGAGCGCCGACGTATCGCCGACCGGCACGTTCATGCTGGCCTTGAGGCGGTATTCATTGTCCTGCGCGAGATCGAGCTTGATCTCGCCGGTGGTCTTGTCGCTGAGCTTGGGGCCGCGCGTCACGATGTTGATCAGGCCGGCGACCGCATTCTTGCCGAACAGCGTGCCCTGCGGGCCCTCGAGGATCTCGATCCGATCGATATCGACCGCATCGTAATTCATCTGCATCGTGCGGGCGAGCGTCTCGCCATCGATCACGATCGCCGCGTCCGGCTCGACGCCCGACGCGTTGCTGACCGAACTGATGCCGCGGATGGAGAGCGTGTCTGTGCGGGAATCGCCGGTCTGCTGGTAATTCACCTGCGGGGAATGTTCGAGCACGTCGCGGATCGTCGCGAGGTTCTTCTTCTCGATCGCATCGCCGGAGATGACGTTCACCGTCAGCGGCACGTCGAACAGCTTCTCCTCGCGGCGCTGCGCGGTGACGACGATGTCGGTCGGCGAGGCATCCGCCGTGCCCGGCGTGGAGGCCGATACCGGCGAGGCACTTGCGTCGCTGGTCGCGGCGGGCGTGGCAACCTGCGCCAGCGCGGGCGTGCCGGTTGCGGCGAGAACCAGGGCGGTGGAAGACAATAGACGATGACGCATGCGATTTTCCCCTTTGTCGCTCTGCAAACACAGCCGGTGCGTCAGCGCCTATTTGTCTCTATGCTGTACGCAAGTGGTATTGTTGACGTATTATGACAACTTGATCAAGCCCTCATCTCGGAGCCTGGATCCGTGAAAAGTCGGCGGTTTACCGTGGGGTGAAGGTGAAATTGCGCACCACCACCTCGGACGGCACGAAACCGATCGGTTCCTTCCCGCGGAACTGCCAGAGATTGATTCGGGTCTTCTCGTTACCCGGTGTCGGCACGCCTGCAGTCAGGTGGGTGTGGCCGATGATGTGATTGCTGGCCTTGTCGGTGACCGTGCAGTCGAATACGCCGGGCGCCCAGCTGAACTCGATGATCCAGCCCTGCCTGCCTTCGCCCGATGCGAAGCGGCCATAATGGTCGGGCCGGTCGTCGGCCGGCTGCACCGAGCATTGGATGTTATCGGTGCGTCCGTCGCCCCAGCGCGAAAGCTCGATGTCGATCTCGCGATTGGCCTGCGCGGGGTCGAGATCGTAGGTGAACAGGCCGAACACGGCGTTGTCGGCGATTGCGTTGGCGCCGGCCGCGATGTCGAAGCGGTAGGTGCCGTAGCCGAGCGATTCCCGCGAGACGATCTCGGTCGATTCCCAGCGATAGTGGCGATAGGCGATGGTGAGGTGCAACGCGCCGTGGTCGTCGACGAAGACGGCCTTGCGCGCATCGGTGAAGACATTGGGGCCGGGGCCGGCGGGATCCCCGTCGCTGCTCTTGATGTCCCAGATGCGGCCCGCGAAATCGAGCGAGCGTGCCCCGCCGGCGGAACTGGCGAGCAGGGCGGCGATGCAGGCCGCGGTCGCCAGCGTCTTCATGTGCCGATCTCCCCTCCGATCCAGGTCGAGACCACGCGCCCGTCGGCGTCGAGCGCGACGAGATCGGCCAGCCGCCCCGCCTCGATCGACCCCATGCGATCGCTCACACCGAGGAAAGCGGCGGGGGTGGCCGATGCCATCATCGCGGCCTCCTCCAGCGTGACCCCCAGCATCGCCACGGCATTGCGCACCGCCGTCGCCATATCGAGATGCGAACCCGCCAGCGTGCCGTCGGCGGTGGCGCAGACGCCGTCTCGCACCTCGACGCGGCGGCCACCGAGATCGAACCAGTCTTCGGTGCTGCCCACGGTCGGCATCGCGTCGGTCACCAGCATCATGCGTTCGATCGGCTTGCAGCGCATCGCGAGGCGCATCGTCGTCGGCGCGACATGGCGGCCGTCGACGATCATCGGACAATAGACCGCATCGCGTTCGAGCGCGGCGCCCACCAGACCCGGTTCGCGCCCGGTCAACTGCGACATTGCGTTGAACAGATGGGTGACGCCGATGGCGCCGGCATCGAACGCCGCCGATGCGGTGGCATAAGGCGCGTCGCTATGGCCGAGCGCGACCACGGCGCCTGCTTCGCGCAACGCCCGGATCAGCGCCGGATCGGCGCGTTCGGGGGCCAGGGTGATCAGGGTCACGCCGCCCTTCAGACTGGTCAACAGCGCGACATGCTCGGGCGCCAGCGTGCGGAAGAAGGCGGGATCGTGGACCCCCTTGCGATCGGCGCTGAGGAACGGCCCCTCGATATGGATACCGATCACGCCGGGCACACCCTCCGCAATCGCCTGCTCCACGGCAGCGATGCCGCGTGCCACCGTGTCCAGCGTGTCGCTTATCAGGGTCGGCAGGAAGGCGGTGGTGCCGAAGCGGCGGTGTGCTGCGCCGATGCGCCGGATCGCGGCGACGCTGGTGTCGGCGTTGAACAGCACGCCGCCGCCGCCATTGACCTGGCTGTCGATGAAACCGGGGCAGAGCGTGGCGCCGCCCAGATCGTGGCGGAGGACGCCGTCGGGCACGGCATCGTCCG encodes the following:
- a CDS encoding family 20 glycosylhydrolase, with protein sequence MSLRARAAAAAALFAAPLAAQAQTAPEPALLPRPATIAMRTGAALTIGPATRIVIPAGDSAAREAASWLRDELADTLKLRLTLATGPARRGDIRFASAAAMAGGDEAYMLDVDAQGVSIQANGGAGLFYGGVTLWQLLTERPGAAGRRLAPLHIADQPRFLWRGLMLDSARHMQSVAFIEHFIDWMALHKLNNFHWHLADDQGWRIEIKRYPKLTSVGAWRQAVFPDPPGRYGGYYTQDQIRAVVAYAARRHVNVMPEIDLPGHSTALIAAYPELGVAGFKAEPVTADWGLLPEVLNTDDYTFETVQNILSEVMDLFPSPYIDLGGDEVDQTQWKASPAVQAKMRALGLTDESALERWFIGRLGKFVEAHGRRIVGWDEIQEGASGDGLDTQAVVMSWHGGEGAAKAARSEHDVIIAQAPLYYLDNRQSTAPDEPPSWTDVIRTEAIYRHDPVPAGLTPAQQAHVLGLQGQLWTERARTEAWAAKLTYPRASAIAEVGWTPAGRLDWDDFSKRLIVQRTRYRLMGLDAGGPPAPPQPATGGRVSSVALDFCVPDTTGLILSPPPGGAIAPPRVKVAMRQPCWVERGVDLGTAKALDLSLVHLPYNERLGAQSPILELPKPRTPEGEIEVHADAIDGPLVASLPLAGFPAEAARHTLTTQLHGGSGRHDLYFVLTGASIDTRILQRPPLTVLEWVQTR
- a CDS encoding sulfotransferase family protein: MPQTFHFIAGLPRSGSTLLSALLRQNPRCHASVTSPLYAMVDRMVDAMGAERKYSSFFDDGKRARVLRGLFENYYEDSPADLIFDTNRMWTANAPMLAQLFPQARIICCVRDVFRIIDSFERILRANPLQYNSLFNYKNEPSIYGRVQIMMNARDGVIGGPHSALRSLWFTEFAKRLIVVRYESLTKAPEATLARLYDLIGEPRFAHDPATVEADETEYDLRIGLPGLHRVRKGVTPAEKPLSIPPDIYHNYATSNFWDGREENIHGVPVI
- a CDS encoding TonB-dependent receptor; this encodes MRHRLLSSTALVLAATGTPALAQVATPAATSDASASPVSASTPGTADASPTDIVVTAQRREEKLFDVPLTVNVISGDAIEKKNLATIRDVLEHSPQVNYQQTGDSRTDTLSIRGISSVSNASGVEPDAAIVIDGETLARTMQMNYDAVDIDRIEILEGPQGTLFGKNAVAGLINIVTRGPKLSDKTTGEIKLDLAQDNEYRLKASMNVPVGDTSALYVNAYGAYQGGWEKNVHDGEPNGGAEKGAGIRVQYLWKPDPTLSIKLKGEYSYKKTGIIPYAFKELSADDVHKASATLSGDPNLMAQQFFNLLSNSGINLVSSSGVSTPIINGTKSYLYDDRTWGKTNSYAFSLTAEKKLDWATIHYLGTYRYYNLYSNDNEWGVSAPQLTNSPAGLNTLNYAGPSRERTVQQELRLESDTSGRLSYVAGAFYYFNDNYHRETNRTCNDAVYGYYNGAGYPDPNPTGPVDNFQCTGGYTGRYTVNDFQTRIKTYNEAFFGDVQYNPIGGLTVFAGARALWEQQHMTLQHLPDDTTASYFFNPDDPFGEVSASSHRNAITHRVGFKYNFGPVMIYGTESTGFKGVSWDNYGLASAARAVDPLKPEKPHQWEAGLRANLFHDRLNFQFSAFDLRDHDFQARTIIRDPRFQLAVVDAGTAVTRGLEFGINATLAKGLRAGGGYTYLGKATLVDDVLIPNVIRGVNNPINYKGARLPNAPKNAYNAYIDYTTDFPSPDLTSELRFEMRHRGQQQSVLTEDPLQEVAAYTIFDLYYTLAPKDSRWSATLYVKNITNHLYYERSYEPAVMGFTYGQMAYLPRDYARYFGANLRYKF
- the nagA gene encoding N-acetylglucosamine-6-phosphate deacetylase; this translates as MTIALVNGRVLTPGGFVEGQAVIVEGRRIAALAPDDAVPDGVLRHDLGGATLCPGFIDSQVNGGGGVLFNADTSVAAIRRIGAAHRRFGTTAFLPTLISDTLDTVARGIAAVEQAIAEGVPGVIGIHIEGPFLSADRKGVHDPAFFRTLAPEHVALLTSLKGGVTLITLAPERADPALIRALREAGAVVALGHSDAPYATASAAFDAGAIGVTHLFNAMSQLTGREPGLVGAALERDAVYCPMIVDGRHVAPTTMRLAMRCKPIERMMLVTDAMPTVGSTEDWFDLGGRRVEVRDGVCATADGTLAGSHLDMATAVRNAVAMLGVTLEEAAMMASATPAAFLGVSDRMGSIEAGRLADLVALDADGRVVSTWIGGEIGT